Within the Fundidesulfovibrio putealis DSM 16056 genome, the region GGCGGGATATACGCGCCTGGGAGCCATCTCCACTACGTTGGCAAAACCGGTGCGGGGTCGCCCTGGGGTGGCGGCGCAGGCCAGGGTGGGGGGTACTCGATGACCAACGCGGCTCACTTCCCAGACCGCAGCCCCTCTGGAGACGCAGGAGGGGATGGCTCCACGGATAACCGGGGGGCGTCTGGCGGCGGCGCCGGGAACCCTGGCGGCGTCGGCCAGTATGGGGGCAGCAATGGCGGCGACGGCTCAGGTGGCGTCCTCAAGGTCATTGTGAAGGGATCGGTCACGATCAATTCTGGCGGCGTCGTCCAGGCGGACGGCATGCCTGGTGGCAGTGGGGGCTTTGCCGCAGGAGGAAGCTCTGGCGGTGGGCATGTCTCGCTGATCTACGGCGGAGCACTGGTGAACAACGGAACCATCCGTGCCAGCGGTGGGGCGTCGGCATCCTCTGCTGGCGCTGCAGGCGGCGCTGGCGGCGCAGGCTCCGTGGTAACGAAAACATTCACACAAATGGGATGGTAGAATAATGAATATCGTTCTTCTTCACAGCGCGCAGGTGGAAGCCTCGCGCGCCATCGTCTCGGAACTCGGCGGCGAGCCCGCCGGAAACGACGCAACCATAACCCACGAGGGGCGAGAGGTGCGCGTCATCTCCAAGCACGCCCTGGCCGTGGCCGCGTGTCCGAACTTCAGCGCCTATCCGGCCATCGTGGTCCAGGACGGCGAGACCGTGCGGGTGAAGTCTCCCGTGGAATCCTGGGCCGAGTGCCTGGACTTCGCGGACAATCCGCCGCAGCCCGAGCCGCCGGTCCCGGCCCGGAAGATCGAGCACACCAAGCTTGAATTCCTGGCCCTGTTCACCGACGAGGAGAAAATCAGCCTCAAGGCCCTGGAGGGCACAGACCCCACCGTGGCCCTGTTCTGGGAGGAGTATCGCACGGCGGATTCCATCCGCCTGGACGACCCGCGCACCATCCGGGCCGTGGAGTACCTGGCCGCCCAGGGCTACATCCCGGCGGAGCGCAAGGCCGCAATCCTGGGGCAGTAACGAGGCGAGGGCAAAGCCGCGCGCCAGAGCGAACCGGCCCGGCCCGCACCTGCGGACCGGGCCGGTTTTTGCGTCTCAGGGCTCGCGCTAACCGGCGAGCTCCGCGACCTTGTCCGCGAGCACGGGGGCCAGGGCCGTGGAGCTTGTGAAGGCTGGCGAGATGGCGTTCAGCACGTGCAGCTCGCTATCCCCTGCCTCGCTCAGGAAATCCATGACCAGGGCGTTCTTTTCCAGGTCCACCAATTGCGGGCGGATGCCCGCCTTGGGGCTTGGCAGCACGTCCTCGGGAGTGATCCCGTCCAGCAGCCTGGCAGCGTCCGCGAAGAAGTGCCGGAACAGGTACTTGCGCGGCTCGCTCAGGGCGACGCTGCGGAAGGTGGGGTTGGTGGCGAAGAGCACGGCGTCGCGCCAGAGAATCTCCGGGGCCTCGGCGTCCAGGCCGCGCAGCACGCCGTAGTTCTCGCGCCCGAAGGCCGGAATGGCCGTGGGGCCGATGTACACGTCGCCGCTTACCGAGCGTGTGAAGTGAATCCCCAGAAACGGCGTGGCCGGGTCCGGCACGGGGTAGATGCTGCCCCGCACCAGATGCGCCGCCTCGGGCCGCAGCTTGCGGTAGATGCCCTTGAAGGGGACCAGCACGTAGCGTTTGCCGCAGCCGAAGGCGTGGGCCAGGCGGTCGGCGTGGGCTCCTGCCGCGTTGACCAGCACGGAGTATTCGACCGGCCCAGCGCTGGTGGACAGGGTGCGCGTCACGGCACTTCCGGACTGCTGGGCCGGGCCAATGGCCTGCACGCCGAAACGAAACTGCGCCCGGCCTCCGTCTTCCAGCTCCTGGCGCAGGCTGGCCAGGATGGCCTTGGGCTCCACCACAGCGGTCAGGGGCGAGTGGATGGCCTTGTCCACGGTGCGGGCCCGTGGTTCGATGGCGCGCAGCTCGCCCGCGTCGATAAGGCGCACCAGGGCTCCGGCGCTTTGGGCGCGTTCGAAAAGGGCCTGGAGGATGGGCAGCTCGGCGGGCGAGCGCGCCACGATCACCTTGCCGGATTCCAGTATGGGCAGGCCCCGCTCCAGGCAGTAGGCCCGCATGAGCCTGTTGCCCTCCAGGCAGGTGGCCGCCCTGGCGCTGCCGGGGGCGTAGTAGATGCCCGCGTGCAGCACTCCGGAATTTCGCCCCGAGGCGTGCCTGCCCGGAGCGTCCTCCTTGTCCAGAATGAGGACCCGCGCGCCCCTGCCGGTCAGCTCGCGGGCCAGAGTCAGGCCGACGATGCCCGCACCCGCGATGACGATGTCTGCATGCTTCATGCGTCAAGTATTCGTGTTTCGCGGGAAAACGCAAGACAGGGCCGAAGGGTATTCCCGCCAGGGGCCGGGCTGTGTTACGGCTCGGCCATGCCCTTGAAATCCAGGCGTGATCGCAAGCACAAGGCGGACTCGAAGCACAGGCCCACGTCCGGCCTGCGCCGGAAAACGCAAGCTTCAGGACGGCCTCCAGGAAGCGCCACGGGGGGCCTGCCTGACTGGCTGGCCGCGCACCACGCGATGCGTTCTGCCCTGCGCGCGCTGGGCGTAGCCCTGTTGGCTGCCTTCCACGGAGTCCTGCTCCTGTGGCTTGTCGGCTCGGTGCTTGCGCCGCAGGTGGCGGGCCGCTATCTCGCGCGGGAAGCTTCCACGGCGCTTGGCCGGGAGATCCGCCTGGAGTCCCTGCGGGTGAACCCTTTCACCCTGGAAATTGCCGCGACGAACCTGACGGTCCTGGACCGCGACGGCGGCGAGCTGGCCGGGTTCGCCCGCCTGGAGGTGAACGTCGGGCCGTCCATGCTCCTGGGCGGACGGTTCACGGTGCAACGCTTCCTGCTGGACAACCCCCGGCTGCGCCTCGCGCGCGACTCCACGGGCCGTCTGGACATCGCCGACCTGCTGCCCCAGGCCAAAGCGCCCGACCCTCAGGTCCAGGGTTCGGAAGACGTTTCCCCTCCGCCGCGCACCTTCGTGCTACTCCCGCCGGGCCTGCGTTTCTCCTTGACCGACGTGCGCATCGTGGGCGGATCGGTGTCCTTCGACGACGCCCTGACCGGCACCCGCCAGGAGCTCAAGGACCTGCACTTCTCCATCGAGGCCCTGACCAGCGAGCAGCCCGGCCTGCACGAGGTCTTCAGCAGCGGCGGCCTGCTGAATGAATCGAACCTGACCCTCACCGTGAAGGCGGATCTGACCGGGGAAAATCCCGAGGCCGAGGCCCGCCTGAGCCTGAAGGACGTGGTCTTCAGGCACTACACGCCCTACCTGCTGGCCCTGAAGCGGCCCCTGGACCTCACCGTTGGCGAGGTGGGCGTGTGGACCCGGCTGCGCTTTCCGGCCAGGGGGCAGGCTTGGGCGCTGCCCCGCGTCGAGGGCAACGCCAAGGTCTCCGGCGTGGGGCTGGGCGGCGGGGACGAGCGCGTGGCGGGCTTCGAGACCCTGGAGGTGCAGGGTGCCGGTCTGGACATGGAAACCGGCGCGGTGCGCGTGGAGCGCGTGGTGCTGGACGCGCCCCAGGTCCGCGTGACCCGCGACGAGGCGGGGATCATCGACCTGCTCTCTCTTCTGGAAATGAGCGGCGAAAAGGAAGGCCTCTCCGTCCGTACCGGGGTGGCCCCGGACGTGCAGGTAGGAGAGGCCGTCATTCGCGGCGGGCAGGCGCACCTGAAGGACGAGGGCCTGGAGCTGGCCCTGGCCCTGGAGGGCCTTACGGCCCGCCTGCAAAACCTCGACCTGAAATCTGGCACGTTCGGTTCGCTCCGGCTGGATACCGGAGGCGACCGCTTCAAGCGCCTGACTCTGGACGCCAAGGGCTCATATGCTCCGGTGAACCTGACGGTCGCTGGGTCCATGGAGGACGCGGACCTGTCGCGCCCCATGCCCACGCTCAAGCGCCTGCTGCCGCGCCTGGGGCTTGCCGGGATGGCCTCCTGGAAGGTCGCTGGCACCCTGTCCGACTCGGAAGGGCGTGTGCTTCCCCGGCTGAAGGCCGATCTGGAGGTGCGAAACCTCAAGGCTCTGGTCGAGGGTCAGGCCGAGCCGCTCCTGGCTGCCGGAGCCGTGCAGGTGTCCGGCGTGGAGCCGGATTTTACCGCCAACCGGGTGCGCGTCGCGCAGGTGTCGCTCTCAGGCGGCGGGGCGAGCCTCTCGCGCGGAGACAAGGGAGGGTTCGCGGCCCTGGCGGCGTTTGGGGGCCAGGCCCGGCCAGACAAGGACACGGGCACAGGCCCGCCCTGGAGCGCGACCATAGGCAGGACGCATCTCTCCGGCTTCGCCCTGGAGTACCGCGACGCCGTATCCGGCGCGCAGATCCTGGCGGACCTGGACGACCTGGCGCTCGGGGAGTTCACCCCTGGCCAGGACAAGCCGTTGACGCTTACGGCCAAGGGCAGCCTGAACAAGCAGGCCCCCTTCGACGTATCGGGGGAGGTCCGCCCTGGGGGGCCGTCGCTGGCCGTCAGGATCGCCGCCTCGCAGCTGCCCCTGGCGGAGCTCGCCCGTCTGGGCTCCGGGATGCCGGGAGACGCCGGGGCCTTGCTGTCCGGGCTGTCCGGGCAGGGCGCAATCACGGGGGAGCTGAAGGCCTCGCTCGGCAAGGACGGACTGGCCGGATCGTTCACGGGCGACGCCTCGCTTGTCGGCTTCAGGCTGTCGCGCCCCGGCCAGGACGCGCCGTGGGCCTCGCTTGCTGGTTTGTCGCTCACCGGGACCTCGGCGACGCTCTCCCCGCTGGCCCTGAAGGCCGCGAGCCTCACCCTGGATCAGCCGTATGTGAGCCTGACTTTGGACAAGAGCGGCAGGCCCGTGCCGCCCTGGAGCACGGCTATGCCGGGCGCTGCTGGCTCAACAGAAACCGGGGAAACTGGGGGAACTGGGGCGAGCGCGCCGGACACTTCCGGCAAGGGGGCGTTGTCCTACGCCCTGGACACGCTGGCCATACGCGGCGGAAAGCTGGACTTCACGGCCCAGGGCTTCGACCCTCCGCTCAATTCGCACCTCTCCGACGTGGACGTGACGCTCTCGGGCATGCACTCCGGCCAGCCCGCCAGACTGGCCGTGGCCATGACCGTGGGCCACTCCGGCAAGCTGAAGGCCGATGGGCAGGCAGGCTGGGTGTCGGACGCGCCCATGCTGGACCTCAAGGCCACGCTTGAAAACATGGAGCTGGGCGAGCTGTCCCAGGTGAGCCAGCAGCTTACGGGCTTCCCCCTCACGCGGGGCAGGCTCGGGCTCACGCTGGATTACAAGGCAGCCGGGAAGAAGCTCGACCTCAGGAACAAGATCGTGGTGGTGGGCATCCAGCTGGGCCGCAAGACCGCGCCTCCGGGCGGCAAGGACGTCCCCCTGGACCTGGCCGTGAGCCTCCTCTCCGACGCCAGGGGAGTCATCGACCTGGACATCCCCATCAAGGGCACAATGGATCAGGCCAAGGCCGACCTGAGCGACGTGATCTCCACGGCCATGGCCGGGGCGTTCGCCAGAATCCTGTTCTCGCCCCTGGCCTTCCTCAACGTCCAGGGCTCGGGACAGACGGCCCCCGTGGCCTTCGCGCCGGGTCTGGCCGATCTCTCGGCACAGGGGCAGAAGACCCTGTCCTCGCTGGCCTCGGCCATCACGGCCCGCCCGCGCCTGAGCCTGGAGATCATGGCCTATGTCGATCCTGCAGCCGAGGCGTCGGCCCTGGGCGCTGTCCTGGCCGCAAGGTCACAGGCGGCGAAAACCGCCGCCCAGGCTGCTCAGGCCGGGCAGGCCGGAGAACCAGGCAAGAACAAGCCTCCGGCCAAAAAGCCGCCTGCCCCGCAGGCGCAGTCGCCCGTTCCCGAGGCTTCGGGCCAGAGCGCGCCCGCGCAACCCACCCAGGCCGACTGGGCCGACCTCGCGCTTGCGCGCCAGAACGCGGTGCGCGAGTATCTGGTCACGCAGGCCAAATTCTCGCCGGAGCGCATCTTCCCCATCACCGGAGATTTCCGCAGCCCGCCCCAGCTTCAGGGGCAGCCCGGCCACAGGGCCGAGGTGCGGCTGCGCTACTGAGCCTAAAACGAATCCTTGCCGCCCGAAATATATCGGCCGAAGGGTTCTGAATCCCTTGTCAAGAGGGAATTCTCCAGGCTACTTGTTTCAACCATGGATACTATTCCAGCCGAGTATGATGATTCGGCAGCACGAGAGCTTCGGAAACGCGCGGAGGCATGCCTGTCGTCCGGCGTCCGCGCCATGATTTCTCCCGTGGTATATCTCCCATGACGTTCCAAGCCTCCTCCCACGGTGGAGATGGCCGCACCGTTTCGCTCCGGCTGGCCCTGACCCTGCCTTTCGTGGTGCTCATCCTGGTCAGCTGCGGCCTTATCGGCTGGTTTTCCCTGAACAACGGGCGCTTGGCCGTATTCGACGTGGCCGAACAACTTCGGGAGGAGGTGCTCAGGCGGGTCGAGGAGAATCTGGCCCGCTTCCTGGCCATTCCCCACGAGATTAATGCCGCCAACGCCCAGGCTCTGGCTTCGGGCGTGCTGGACATGGAAGACGCGGCCAACCGGCAGCGCTATTTTTACGGCGTGGTGTCCACGCACCCCATGATCGCCTATTCGTTCTTCGGGGCTCCCGACGGAGAGTTCAACGGGGCCAGATGGTCTCCCGCAGGCGACGTGGAGCTCATCCATGCGGGCCGCGACACCGGCGGCGCGTCCACCTACCACGCGGCCTCTCCCGTGGGCGTCCCGCTGGAGTTCCGGGCCGCGTTCAAGAATTTCGATCCCAGGGCCCGCCCCTGGTACAAGGCAGGCGTGCAGGCGGGCGGGCCGGTCTGGAGCGAAGTCTACCGGCATTTCGTGCTGAAGGACCTGACGCTTACCGCCTCCCTTCCGGTGTATGACGCCAAGGGCGCGCTGCTGGGCGTGTTCGGCGTGGACTACGCCCTGACCAACCTCCACCGCTTCCTTCAGGGCATCACCGTGGGGCGCACCGGCGAGGTGTTCCTGCTGGAGCGAAACGGCGACCTCCTGGCCGCCGCGTCCACGCCGCCCGCCGGATATCTGTTGGAACAAGACGGCGTATTCACCCGCGTCAAGGCCACCCAGTCCGGGCTGCCCAGGATCGCCGCCGCCACCCGAAGCCTGGAGGCCCAGCCTGGCGGGCTCGCGGGGATCAGCGAGGACCAGACCCTGGAGTTCGACATGGGCGGCCAGCCGCAGTTCCTCCAGGTTTCCTCCTTCAACGACGGACGCGGCATCGACTGGCTGGTGGTGGCCGTCGCGCCCCAGAGCGATTTCCTGGGCCGCATCGACGCCAACACCCGCCAGACCATGGCCATGATCGGGCTGGCCGTTCTGCTGGCCGCGATAGCGGGCGTGCTCATGGCCACAAGGCTGACCATACCCGTGGAGCGTCTGGCCCAGGCCACGCAGGGGCTTTCCAGGGGCCGCTGGGACCAGGACATTGCCATTCCCAAAACCCGCGAACTCAGGCGTCTGGCTTTGGCGTTCAAGGCCATGGCCGGGCAGCTCAAAACCTCCTTCGACCAGCTCGAGGCCACCAACGCGGTCATCGCGGAGCAGAACCGGACCCTGGAGCTGCGCGTGGAAAGCCGCACGGCGGAACTCAACCACCTGAACGAGCGCCTGCGTGCCATGTTCGAGGCCATCCCCGGCTTCATCCACGTCATCGACAAGGATTTCAACGTGGTGGACATTTGCGACAAGATGCTCAATGCCGTGAACCTCTCGCGCGAGCAGGTGTTGGGGCGCAAATGCCACGAGGTGTTCCACGGTCTGAGCACCATCTGCGGCCATTGCCCGCTCAATGATGAGGCGAACCGGCACAGGCCCGTGGCGGTGCCGCTTGAGCCTCTGGAAGGCAAGCCACCCTGGGATTCCATGATGGCCTACTCATCGCCCATCCTCGACTCCCAGGGCTCTGTCTGGGGCTACATCGAGTGCCTCATGGACGTGAGCGAGCTCAAGACAGCCAAGGAGCAGGCGGACGCCGCCAACAGGGCCAAGTCGCAATTCCTGGCCAACATGAGCCACGAGCTGAGGACCCCCATGAACGGCATCCTCGGGGTGCTGCAACTGCTCCAGTCCACACGCCTGGACGACGAGCAGACGGAATTCGTGGAAGCCGGGCTGGTGGCGCTGAAAAATCTGCTCAACCTGATAAACGACATCCTGGACCTCTCCAAGGTGGAGGCCGGGAAGCTGGACATCCTCGAGTCCCGGTTCGAGCTCAGGGAGCTGTGCGACTCCATGGCCAGCATCTTCAAGGACCAGTTCGACCGCAAGGGCGTGTCCCTGGCCTTCGACATCGAACCCGGCGTTCCGCAGGTCGTCCAGGCCGACGTCACCCGGCTCAGGCAGGTTCTCTTCAATCTGGTGGGCAACGCCATCAAGTTCACCGAAAAGGGCCGGGTAGACATCCGCATCAAGGCAGCCGGAGAGGAGCAGGGCAGGCTGAGGCTCCTGTTCTCGGTGTCCGACACGGGCATCGGCATTCCCGCCGACCGTCTCTCCGGCCTGTTCCAGCCCTTCGCGCAGATCGACGGCAGCCTCACGCGCAGGCACCAGGGCACCGGGCTCGGGCTGTCCATCGTCAAACGGCTGGTGGAGCTCATGGGCGGGACGGTTACCATTGAGAGTGAATTCGGACGCGGGGTAACCATCCGCTTCGACATCCTGGTGGGCGTGGCGCCGCAGCAGTCCGGGCCGTGGCTTTCGTCCCCGGAGCCGGTGCCTTCGGCTCCGTCCGGGCAGCGTCGCGCCCTGAAGATCCTGCTGGTGGAAGACGAGGCCATCAACAGGATGACCATGGCCCGCCTCCTGACCAAACGCGGGCATGAGGTGGTCACGGCGGAAAGCGGGGGAGCCGCCCTGGAGCTTCTGTCCAGGGACCGCTTCGACTGCGTCTTCATGGACATGCAGATGCCGGACATGGACGGCGTCGCCGTGACCAGGATGATCCGCTCGGCGGACGGCTCGTCCTTCGACCCGCACATCCACATCATTGCGCACACCGCCCACGCCATGGCGGGCGACAGGGAGAGGTTCCTCGAAGCCGGGCTGGACGGTTATCTCTCCAAGCCCGTGGAGGTGGAGGCCCTGGACAGGACGCTCGAGAAGGTCATGCAGGGCAGGAAGGCCTGACCGTACAGGATCATCCGCCCCGTTGCCGTCGGCCCGCGAGTTTGGTAGCACGAACCATGGCCCCTCTGGTGTATTCCTTCGCCGTGTTCGATGCCTGCCTGGTGCGTCTGCACGCCCGCCCCCTGGACCAGCTGTTCGCCCTGGCCGCGCGGGTGCTGCCGGGGACTTCCGGCAGGCCCGGCTGCGGCCCTGCCGGGCGCGAGGACCAGCACGAGTTCGTGCGCATGCGCCTGCGCGCCGAGGAGGAGGCCCGCGACGGCCCCGGCCTGGAGGCCGCGAGCCTTGGCCGGGTCTACGAACGCTTCCCCCGCCACAATCCCTGGGACCTGGACCCCGAGACCCTTTTCGCCACCGAGCTTGAAATGGCCCTGGCCGGAGCGCGCCCCGTGCCCAGGGTGCTGGAGCGGGTGCGGGGCCACATCCGCCGGGGCGAGCGCGTGGTCTACCTGACGGATTCCATCCTGCCCGGTCCGTCCCTCAGGAGGCTCCTGGAGAGCCACGGCTTCGCGGGCGAGGTGTACGCCGCCGGGGAGCTCGGCAAGCGCAAGGGCACCGGGTCGCTGTATCTGCACATGCTGGCCGCAGAGTCCTTGGACGCCGCACAGCTCAGGCACGTGGGGTCCGACCCTGTTCTTGACGCCAAAGTCCCAAAATCGCTGGGCATCCATGTTGATCCCATCGCCGACGTGCGCTTCACCGGACACGAGGAGCGCCTGCTCAGCCAGCAGCGGGCCTGCGCTCCCGAAGCCTCGCGCGTGGTGGCTGCCTCCCGGCTGGCCCGCCTTGGCGGCGAACCGTCAGAGCCCCTGGCCCAGGTGCGCTCCCTGGCCGCTTCCGTGGCCGCTCCGGCCCTGACCGCGTTCACGGCCTGGGCCATGACCGACGCCGCTCGCCGGGGCGTGGAACGGCTGTATTTCCTGGCCCGCGAAGGCCAGGTGCTGGCGCGCCTGGCCCAGGTGCTGCGCCCGGTGATCGGCGGGCCGGAGCCGCGCTACCTCATGGGGTCGCTGGCGGCCTGGACCGCCCCGCTGCTCTCGGGCCTTTCGCGCACAGACCTGGACTGGCTGGCCGCCGAGGGGCAGTCGCGCCGCCCGGCGGACCTGCTGGCCCGGCTCGCGCTCACCCCTGAAGAGCTTCTGGGCGCGTCCGGGCGCAGCATGCCCGCGCTGCTCTCCGAAAAGCCCCTGGGGGACGAGGACCTTTCTGCCCTGTGGGATCTTCTGGAGACCCCGGGGTCGCGAAAACTCCTGGCCGCAAA harbors:
- the lhgO gene encoding L-2-hydroxyglutarate oxidase — protein: MKHADIVIAGAGIVGLTLARELTGRGARVLILDKEDAPGRHASGRNSGVLHAGIYYAPGSARAATCLEGNRLMRAYCLERGLPILESGKVIVARSPAELPILQALFERAQSAGALVRLIDAGELRAIEPRARTVDKAIHSPLTAVVEPKAILASLRQELEDGGRAQFRFGVQAIGPAQQSGSAVTRTLSTSAGPVEYSVLVNAAGAHADRLAHAFGCGKRYVLVPFKGIYRKLRPEAAHLVRGSIYPVPDPATPFLGIHFTRSVSGDVYIGPTAIPAFGRENYGVLRGLDAEAPEILWRDAVLFATNPTFRSVALSEPRKYLFRHFFADAARLLDGITPEDVLPSPKAGIRPQLVDLEKNALVMDFLSEAGDSELHVLNAISPAFTSSTALAPVLADKVAELAG
- a CDS encoding DUF748 domain-containing protein, whose amino-acid sequence is MPLKSRRDRKHKADSKHRPTSGLRRKTQASGRPPGSATGGLPDWLAAHHAMRSALRALGVALLAAFHGVLLLWLVGSVLAPQVAGRYLAREASTALGREIRLESLRVNPFTLEIAATNLTVLDRDGGELAGFARLEVNVGPSMLLGGRFTVQRFLLDNPRLRLARDSTGRLDIADLLPQAKAPDPQVQGSEDVSPPPRTFVLLPPGLRFSLTDVRIVGGSVSFDDALTGTRQELKDLHFSIEALTSEQPGLHEVFSSGGLLNESNLTLTVKADLTGENPEAEARLSLKDVVFRHYTPYLLALKRPLDLTVGEVGVWTRLRFPARGQAWALPRVEGNAKVSGVGLGGGDERVAGFETLEVQGAGLDMETGAVRVERVVLDAPQVRVTRDEAGIIDLLSLLEMSGEKEGLSVRTGVAPDVQVGEAVIRGGQAHLKDEGLELALALEGLTARLQNLDLKSGTFGSLRLDTGGDRFKRLTLDAKGSYAPVNLTVAGSMEDADLSRPMPTLKRLLPRLGLAGMASWKVAGTLSDSEGRVLPRLKADLEVRNLKALVEGQAEPLLAAGAVQVSGVEPDFTANRVRVAQVSLSGGGASLSRGDKGGFAALAAFGGQARPDKDTGTGPPWSATIGRTHLSGFALEYRDAVSGAQILADLDDLALGEFTPGQDKPLTLTAKGSLNKQAPFDVSGEVRPGGPSLAVRIAASQLPLAELARLGSGMPGDAGALLSGLSGQGAITGELKASLGKDGLAGSFTGDASLVGFRLSRPGQDAPWASLAGLSLTGTSATLSPLALKAASLTLDQPYVSLTLDKSGRPVPPWSTAMPGAAGSTETGETGGTGASAPDTSGKGALSYALDTLAIRGGKLDFTAQGFDPPLNSHLSDVDVTLSGMHSGQPARLAVAMTVGHSGKLKADGQAGWVSDAPMLDLKATLENMELGELSQVSQQLTGFPLTRGRLGLTLDYKAAGKKLDLRNKIVVVGIQLGRKTAPPGGKDVPLDLAVSLLSDARGVIDLDIPIKGTMDQAKADLSDVISTAMAGAFARILFSPLAFLNVQGSGQTAPVAFAPGLADLSAQGQKTLSSLASAITARPRLSLEIMAYVDPAAEASALGAVLAARSQAAKTAAQAAQAGQAGEPGKNKPPAKKPPAPQAQSPVPEASGQSAPAQPTQADWADLALARQNAVREYLVTQAKFSPERIFPITGDFRSPPQLQGQPGHRAEVRLRY
- a CDS encoding ATP-binding protein — protein: MTFQASSHGGDGRTVSLRLALTLPFVVLILVSCGLIGWFSLNNGRLAVFDVAEQLREEVLRRVEENLARFLAIPHEINAANAQALASGVLDMEDAANRQRYFYGVVSTHPMIAYSFFGAPDGEFNGARWSPAGDVELIHAGRDTGGASTYHAASPVGVPLEFRAAFKNFDPRARPWYKAGVQAGGPVWSEVYRHFVLKDLTLTASLPVYDAKGALLGVFGVDYALTNLHRFLQGITVGRTGEVFLLERNGDLLAAASTPPAGYLLEQDGVFTRVKATQSGLPRIAAATRSLEAQPGGLAGISEDQTLEFDMGGQPQFLQVSSFNDGRGIDWLVVAVAPQSDFLGRIDANTRQTMAMIGLAVLLAAIAGVLMATRLTIPVERLAQATQGLSRGRWDQDIAIPKTRELRRLALAFKAMAGQLKTSFDQLEATNAVIAEQNRTLELRVESRTAELNHLNERLRAMFEAIPGFIHVIDKDFNVVDICDKMLNAVNLSREQVLGRKCHEVFHGLSTICGHCPLNDEANRHRPVAVPLEPLEGKPPWDSMMAYSSPILDSQGSVWGYIECLMDVSELKTAKEQADAANRAKSQFLANMSHELRTPMNGILGVLQLLQSTRLDDEQTEFVEAGLVALKNLLNLINDILDLSKVEAGKLDILESRFELRELCDSMASIFKDQFDRKGVSLAFDIEPGVPQVVQADVTRLRQVLFNLVGNAIKFTEKGRVDIRIKAAGEEQGRLRLLFSVSDTGIGIPADRLSGLFQPFAQIDGSLTRRHQGTGLGLSIVKRLVELMGGTVTIESEFGRGVTIRFDILVGVAPQQSGPWLSSPEPVPSAPSGQRRALKILLVEDEAINRMTMARLLTKRGHEVVTAESGGAALELLSRDRFDCVFMDMQMPDMDGVAVTRMIRSADGSSFDPHIHIIAHTAHAMAGDRERFLEAGLDGYLSKPVEVEALDRTLEKVMQGRKA